The following proteins come from a genomic window of Malus sylvestris chromosome 4, drMalSylv7.2, whole genome shotgun sequence:
- the LOC126618733 gene encoding phloretin 4'-O-glucosyltransferase-like, whose protein sequence is MVQHRFLLVTYPAQGQINPSLQLVKRLINTTGAHVTYVTSLSARHCLDNGSIPDGLTYALFSDGYDDGFKPGDSIDNYLSKLRRRGAQAITDLVVSSANEGHPYTCLVYASFLPWVAEVAHELHLPNVLFWIQPATVFDIHYYYFNGYKDLILDNTNSGTNNVPCSIELPGLPLALTSRDLPSFMVDTNLYNFVLSLFQEQMDLLERETNQTILVNTFDALEPEALEAIDKYNLIGVGPLIPSAFWDSKDPLDKSFGGDLFQKSKDSSYLEWLNMKPEGSVIYVSFGSICVLEKDQTEEIAKGLLDCGRPFLWVIRDQVNKKGEDNEAKEEEEMLSCREELEELGRIVPWCGQVEVLSSPSLGCFVTHCGWNSSLESLVSGVPMVAFPRWMDQGTNAKLIEDSWKTGVRVTPNEEGTVMGEELKRCLELVMESGEIGEEMRRNAKKWKDLAREAVSEGGSSEKNLKAFLDQIY, encoded by the coding sequence ATGGTGCAGCACCGCTTTCTACTTGTCACATATCCGGCTCAAGGCCAGATCAACCCTTCCCTCCAACTCGTCAAGCGCCTTATCAACACTACTGGTGCGCATGTCACCTACGTTACCAGTCTCTCCGCCCGTCACTGCCTAGACAATGGCTCAATTCCAGATGGATTGACCTACGCGCTCTTCTCTGATGGGTATGACGACGGGTTTAAGCCCGGCGACAGCATCGACAACTATTTGTCCAAGCTGCGGCGCCGCGGAGCACAAGCCATCACCGACCTTGTAGTCTCAAGTGCAAACGAGGGTCACCCTTACACATGCCTAGTCTACGCATCATTTCTCCCTTGGGTGGCAGAAGTGGCGCATGAACTTCACCTCCCAAACGTGCTGTTTTGGATTCAACCAGCCACGGTTTTCGACATCCACTACTATTATTTTAACGGCTACAAAGATCTCATCTTAGATAATACTAATTCTGGTACGAACAATGTCCCATGTTCGATAGAATTACCAGGTTTACCATTAGCTCTCACAAGCCGAGACCTTCCCTCCTTCATGGTCGATACAAATCTGTACAATTTCGTCCTCTCATTGTTTCAAGAACAGATGGATCTGCTGGAGAGAGAAACCAACCAGACCATTCTAGTGAACACGTTCGATGCACTAGAGCCGGAAGCCTTAGAAGCAATTGACAAGTACAATTTGATTGGAGTCGGGCCATTGATTCCGTCCGCTTTCTGGGACAGCAAGGATCCACTGGATAAGTCATTTGGAGGCGATCTTTTCCAAAAATCAAAGGACTCTTCGTACCTCGAGTGGCTGAACATGAAGCCGGAAGGGTCGGTGATTTATGTTTCCTTCGGAAGCATTTGTGTGTTGGAAAAGGACCAAACGGAGGAAATCGCAAAAGGGTTGTTGGATTGCGGCCGTCCGTTCTTGTGGGTTATTAGAGATCAAGTCAATAAGAAGGGAGAAGATAATGAggcgaaggaagaagaagagatgttGAGTTGCAGAGAGGAATTGGAAGAGCTAGGGAGGATAGTGCCGTGGTGTGGTCAAGTGGAGGTTCTGTCAAGTCCTTCGTTGGGTTGCTTTGTGACACATTGTGGGTGGAATTCAAGCTTGGAGAGCTTGGTTTCGGGAGTGCCTATGGTGGCGTTTCCTCGGTGGATGGACCAAGGGACGAATGCCAAGTTGATAGAGGACAGTTGGAAGACAGGAGTGAGGGTGACACCAAATGAGGAGGGGACTGTTATGGGTGAGGAGCTCAAGAGGTGTTTGGAGTTGG